From the genome of Acidaminococcus sp.:
AAACGGAGATACGGCTTCAATGCCTTCAACCTTGACGGAGGTCTTTTGAGGAATACCGTTCGTATCGAGGAAAGCCCGGGAAATATCTACAATCTTTTCACCGCGCCAGTACATCACAAGGCGAGGATCTTCGGAAACTTCGGCCACCACGGTAGCTTCCAGGTTTTCTTCCTTGGCAGCCGCCATGAACTTATCCAAATCCTTCGGAGCAATGACAACGGCCATTCTTTCCTGGGATTCACTGATAGCCAGTTCCGTACCATCAAGACCTTCGTACTTCTTCGGTACTTTGTCGAGGTTAATGACAAGGCCCGGAGCGAGTTCGCCGATAGCGACGGACACACCGCCGGCACCAAAGTCGTTGCAGCGTTTGATCAGACGTGTCACGTTCTTATCGCGGAACAGACGCTGAATCTTTCTTTCGTTAGGCGGATTCCCTTTCTGGACTTCCGCACCGCACGTGCTCAGGGATTTTGTCGTATGTTCCTTGGAAGCACCGGTAGCGCCGCCCATACCATCACGGCCGGTACGGCCGCCGAGCAGAATGACAAGATCACCGGCTGACGGTCTTTCACGGACAACAGCATCTCTTGGAGCTGCACCGATAACGGCACCGACTTCCATGCGTTTTGCTACAAAACGTTCATGGTAATATTCTTCAACAAGGCCCGTCGCCAGACCGATCTGGTTCCCGTAGGAGCTGTAGCCGGCAGCAGCGCCGATTGTAATCTTTCTCTGAGGCAGTTTGCCGACAAGCGTCTTTTCATACGGCGTGCGGGGATCACCGGCACCGGTGACACGCATAGCCTGATATACGTAGCTGCGGCCGCTCAATGGGTCACGAATAGCACCGCCAAGGCAGGTAGCAGCACCGCCGAACGGTTCGATTTCGGTAGGATGGTTATGGGTCTCGTTCTTGAACATTACGAGCCAGTCTTCCTTCTTCCCGTCAATCGTAATCGGCACGACGATGGAGCAGGCGTTGATTTCTTCGGAAGCATCCAGATCAGGAATCTTTCCTTCCTTCTTCAGCTTCTTCGTAGCAAGGCAGGCCATATCCATCAGCGTAATCGGACGCTTGGTGTCTTTGCCGTACACAAAGTCGCGGTCTTTCTTATACAGGTCAAAAGCTTCCTGCACAGGTTCCGTATAGACGGAATCGTCAATCTGCACATCTTCGAGTTTTGTCTCGAAAGTGGTGTGACGGCAGTGGTCGGACCAATACGTATCCAGAACCTTGATTTCCGTAATGGAAGGATCGCGGTTTTCCTTCTGGAAATATTCCTGGCAGTAAGCAAGATCTTCAAAGCTCATGGCGAGTTCCTGCTTCTTAAGGAAATCAGCCAGTTCATCCTTCGTAAATTTCGTGAAGCCCTTGATGATAGCAACCGGTTTCGGAGCTTCCCACTTAAAATCGAGGGATTCCGGTTTTTCGATAGCCGCTTCCTGAGCTTCTACCGGGTTAATGACATATTTCTTGATCTTTTCGACATCGGCATCGCTGAGATTCCCTTCAAGGAGGTAAACCTTAGCTGCCGCCACGATAGGAGGCGCACTCTGAGTGACCAGCTGAATGCACTGAGCGGCGAAATCTTCACGCTGATCGTACTGACCGGTAATCAGTTCCACAGCAAAACTCTTGACACCGGCCGGAATTTCCATCGTTTCATCATAGACGTTGTCCACAGGCGGTTCGGAAAGAATAACCCTCTTGGCAGCATTGTACGCATCGTCCGTAATCCCGCTCAGATCATAGCGGTTAATGACACGGACACCCGTCAGCTGCTTCATGCCGAGGGTCTGCTGCAGATTAGCCAGCATATTGCTCGCTTCTACGGCATACTCTTTCTTCTTTTCTACGAAAATTCTTCTGATTTCTTCGCTCATGACAGCCTCCCCATTAGAAATATTCATTGATATAGTTGTGTTGTACCGGGAATAACAAAGTAAGCTTTCTTGCTGCTTCCTCATCTTTGGTCAGGATAAATCCTGCATGCCGCAGCGTTTCCACGCTCACAGCGCCAAATGCCAGCTGCGTAAAGGCACCGATATCAAGCAGTACATCCGGATCTTCCAGCGTGTTGAGCAGCTTGATACCTTCCTCTGTAAACGAAACCTTTACAAGCATCGTATTGAGAGGAATATCTTCATCCCGAATAGCCAGGACGAGAGAATCCCGAAGCAGTGCCTGAGGTACGGCAAGGCCTTCCAAAAACAGGGCCGCGTCGATAATCCGCCCCATCATGAAAGGAGCAATCTTCGGCGCCATACCCTGGTCAGGAAGCCGCAGGTACATCAGGTCGTCGCAGGGCGCAAGATATCGGAGTGTCTTATACGTACCTGCCAGACCTCTCAGATAACTCATGAGACGATACATAACAGGTGCCGAAACACTCATCAATTCCTGAACATTTACGACCTCATCTTCTTTATTATACAGCATATAGCCGAGAATGTCAGACCCATCTTTGACAATGACTGTCTCCATATGGTCCTGCTCCGCCGTAATCAAAAGATTATCCCAAACGCGGTCATCTCTCACTACATACCCATTATACCGCGCTGCCGCACTTTCGTACACGGGGGCAATCAGAGATTTTGCAGATAAGGTGGGAATCCTTTCGAGCTGATAATCACTGTCGTCATACCCTCCGAACGATAAGGCAGAAAGGGGCAGCTCATACTGTTTGCGAAAATGAGTGTAGCGGAATCCGTAAGGCTGATAGATGCCTGCATAAATCGGCATCAGAATGACAAAAGGAATCCGCATGGCCCTGAGCATGGTAAAGGCGGTCTTCATCAAATCGCCCATCACGTGCTGCCCGCGGTCAACAGGGTCGGTTGCCACACCAACAATATACGGTACACGGTAAGTTTGTCCCCGCAGCATCAAGGTATACGGATTGAGGTGAAGCATAGTGGCAAGCCGCATTCCCTTGAAACCGCCGAGAATTTTATTCTGCTTCAGGCAATATTCGGAAAAATACCACTGAAAGAAAGGGGTATCCTTCTTTTCAAAGCAGTAATCCCAGAGATCCATTGCCTGAGGAAGTGTATCCTTGTTGAGAAGCCGAAAATCCATGCTGCAGTGCTCCTTAGGAAATAATGGTATTATACTTTTTCACCATGAATTCAGGATGATAGGATTCCTTAGCTTTTCTCATGCCGGGAATCCCCATATCTTCTTCGCGGTTGATGTATTTAACGTCGGACCACGTCCGTTCCACATATTCTTTATTGATAGCCGTAAAGAGTCCCCGGATATCCGGGTCAGCCTTTTCAATATGGACGACGGCAGTTTCTTCACTGACCCGTTCACCGAACGTAAAAGCTTTAACCTCTCCATCAAGACGAATCAGACCGCCGCGTATCTGGAGTGCTTCAATATTGCGCAGGCCTTCGACAATGGCCGACTTTTCACTGAGAATGGTCGGATCAGTCTGTGCTCTGTTTTCATCCCATTTCATGCCAAAAGCGATACATTCCTCGGCATTAGCCGGCGTAATAGGTTCATAGACAAAATCAGGATGGTCTTTAATGAACGCATTATAATGATTTTTCTTGCCATGGTACTTGCGGCCGGAAAGCGTAGCCAGTTTCTCTCGTGAATATACGTAGTCCCAGTTATCCCGGTCTTCCGTATATTCCGTGACTTCGGGGAGGTACTTCTTGAATCTTTCAATCGTCGTATCATACACCCCGTGGAATTCAAAGGGTTCATGATGGAAATAGTCTTTCAAGGACTCCACGACAAGAGGCAGCTCTTCATCGACGCCTCCAAAGGGAGGCAGAACAAAAGTACGTCCCTCATTCGTCACTTTGAGAATCAGCGCACCATGAGATACAGCCCAATAGGTGTCAAAATATTTTCGCCAGATAAACAATGTGCCAAAGCAGCATTCCGCTGCATGATAGTCCTTTTCATTGAAGTAATTATCAAAGATAGGCTTATCATCGATAGAAATATGTTTAAATTCTAAAATAAAAATCTCTCCTTACTTGTACTGAGTTTAATCCAATACGCTTTCATTATATCAAACGTGTAAAGAAGGGACTCCGTCGGTTGGAGATTCGCAGCAGACATATAGATGGGAAAAGATTTCCTTATATCCCGTTGCCTCAGCAAAACTTTTCAGACTTTCGTCTGAAAGTTTCACGAAATTTGAAACGCTGACAACGTGTGCAGCCAAATCCATTTGCCCTTCCATTCTTCTTATAAGGAGAATTGTACACCAAAATCGGGAATTTTTCAGCCGTTCACTCAAGTGTTCCCAAATAATTTACATATCGAATGCGATATCCGATACGATGGTCATATTCGATACGGCAAACTGACGTATTATCGATGCAGAAATGCCAGATTTGATTCAGATTTGCATCAAGAATCTTGCTGAGCAGCAGACGGATCATACCGCCGTGGCTTGCAACCATGACCTTTGTATTTTCCGCCATTTCCTGACGGATAGCATCAAAGGCATCCCAGCCTCTTTTCTGTGCCTTAAAGAGGTCTTCCCCGCCGGGAATATGGGCATCGGCCGCATGGAGCCAGAGCGTATCAAGGAGTTTACCCTGGGTTCTCTGGATATCGGTAATCTTCTCCCCTTCCCAGTCGCCGAAAGAAATCTCCCGGAGACCTTTCTTAGTAGTAATCGGCATTTCCTTTATTTTAGCCAACGGTGCCAGTGTTTCATGCGTCCGGATGAGATCACTTGCATAAAGTTTTGAAAGTTTAAGGCCTTTTGCGCGCTCAGCAAGGCTTTCCGCCTGACTGCATCCCGTTTCATTCAGCGGATGATCTTCCCAGCCCTGAAAACGGCCATCGGCATTTGCCTGTGTCATTCCATGTCGAACCAAATAAATAGTCTTCATAATTTCCTCAATAGTACAAAAAAACGAGCCCGCTTATAAGGCTCGTTTTTTAATTTAAAGTTATGCTCTTTCGATGTATTCACCAGTACGGGTATCAATGCGGAGCACATCGCCTTCGTTGATGAACAGAGGTACCTTGACCACATAACCGGTATCCATCGTAGCGTTCTTGCTGCCGCCGGTAGCGGTATCGCCTTTGATGCCCGGTTCGGTTTCAACAACCTTCAGTTCTACCGTGTTCGGCAGTTCTACACCGAGAATACGATCGTTGAAGGAGCTGATCTTGACATCCATGTTTTCTTTCAGGAAGTTGATCGCGTTGCCCAGCTGTTCCTTATTCAGTTCGAGCTGTTCATACGTTTCATTGTCCATGAATACATACATATCGCCGTCAGCATACAGATACTGCATTTCTCTTCTTTCGACGTTAGCATTCGGAAGACGTTCAGCAGCGTTGAAAGTACGTTCAACAACAGCGCCGGTGCAGAGGTTACGCATCTTTGCACGTACGAAAGCGGCACCCTTGCCAGGCTTTACATGCTGGAATTCAACTACCTGCCAAGCATCGCCGTCAATCTCAACCGTTACCCCAGTTTTAAAATCGTTCGTAGAAATCATTCAAAAACCCTCCAAATTATATAATCTGTTATTCAAGTTCTTTCAACGCTTTATCAACGGACGTCATCTTTTCACAGCCCGTTTCGGTCACAAGGACCGTATCTTCAATACGCACTCCGCCGCGGTCAGGCAGGTAGATTCCCGGTTCGACCGTCACAACGGCTCCCACCGGAAGCGGCGCATTGTTTACTTTGTTCAGCACAGGTTTTTCGTGAATATCGAGTCCCACGCCATGACCGAGGCCATGACCAAAATACTCACCATAACCGCGTGATGCAATGTAATCACGTACCTTGCCGTCAACTTCGACACCGGTCAGTCCGGGACGAAGTACCTTTTCTCCAAGAAGATTGGCATTCAGGACAATGTCATAGATTTCTTTCTGCCAGGGGGCAGCCTTCCCTATCACAACAGTACGCGTAATATCGGAACAGTACCCTTCAAACACAGCGCCAAAGTCGAACGTCAGGAAATCACCCTTCTCGACGACTTTATTGGAAGCCCTGCCATGGGGCAGAGCACTGCGTTTACCGGAAGCTGCAATCGTATCAAAAGAAGGTTTTTCAGAACCCAGCTTTTTCATATTGTATTCCAGTTCGGCAGCAAGATCCATTTCTGTACGGCCCGCCTTGATATGCGGCAGAAGCTGGTTGAATGCTTCATCCGAAATAGCAATGGCCCGGCGAATCCGCTTCATCTCTTCCGGCAATTTCACCTGACGGAGCCCAACAAGATTCAGGTTCTTCCAGGACGCATCCGGCAAGGCAGCGGCGAGTGCCTGCTGCTCCGTATAGGAGAAGTAATCTCCGTCCAGAGCCAGATTACGGGAAGTCGGGAGTTTAGCAGCTTCAGGCCAGAACCCGTGGTGATGTTCCACCAGTTCGCACTCCGGTGCTTCCTCTTTTACCTGAAGGGTATAACGGGAGTCCGTAATGATGACCTGCCGCTTACCATCCACGTAAAGGAGGCTCTCTCCTCCGGTAAAGCCGGTAAAATAGCGGATTGAGGAATCTCCCTTGATGAAAATTCCATCGACTTTTTCCTGTTCCATGAAGGCGCGCAGTCTACTGAGTGTATTCATAACGATGCCTCCAAAATAAAAAGTACCCTAGTATTTTAGCATATTCGCGGCTTTTTGCATATAGCAAAAAGCGAAAAAGTGGCTGTTTCAGTGAGTTTGACAGATTTCTGCAGGCATTTGCTGTCTCATTTTCGAATCAGTCTTCTGACCAGGGAATAAGATTGCATGCGGTCATCGCCGTCTGCCGTGTAAATCATCTGGGGATGCGGAGCCGCCGTGATAGGCGCGCCCGTATCATCCTTCATATTAGCGAGTGTCCAGGAGAAAATCTCCCCATCAGGCGTCAATACTTCGAGCTCCTCCCCTGCCTTCACATGGTTGCGCTGTTCAATGGTCACGCGCTTTGACGTTTTATCATAGGCAACAATCTGACCTACAAAATCAGCGGACTGAATGTAGGAACTGCTTCCATAGACTTCTCCGTCATCGGCGTGCGGTGAAACGGCGAACGCCGTTGTATAAGGGCGATGGGAAATCTTTTCGAGTTCATCGCGCCAGGCCTGAGGCACCTGATAATGATCCGGGTCGACAAAGCAGGCGTCAATCGCCTTGCGGTAAACGCTGACCACCGTAGATACATAATGGATACTCTTCATGCGGCCTTCTATTTTAAGGCTTGCCACTCCTGCTTTCATAAGGTCGGGCAGGTAATCTATGAGGCACAGGTCCTTGGAATTTAAGATATACGTGCCGCGCTCATCCTCGGCAATATCAAAAGCTTCACCGCGGTGATTCTTTTCATGCAGAGAAAACTCCCAGCGGCAAATCTGGGCGCAGGCGCCGCGATTACTGTCGCGGTTCGTGAAATAGTTGCTCAGAAGGCAGCGGCCGGAATGGGAAATACACATGGCCCCATGGACAAAGACTTCAAGATCTATATGGCTGCGGCGCGCAATTTCGGCAATCTCACTGATCGACAGTTCCCGGGCCAGCACTACGCGGCTCGCTCCGAGCGCTTCCCACGCTTCTACGGCCGCATAATTTGTCGTATTTGCCTGCGTGCTCACATGGAGCGGCATAGCAGGAATCACTTTGCGTGCGATATTCCAGATACCCAGATCGGAAACAAGGAGCGCATCCACACCGGCATCCTGCAGTTCTTTCAGATAAGCAGGAAGTTTTTCCAGGTCTGCGTTATGGGGTACGATATTCACGGTCACATAAATCTTTTTTCCGCGTTCATGGGCGAAGGCGACAGCCTCCCGAATCTCATCCAGAGAAAGATTGGCCGCAAAAGCGCGCAGTCCGAACATCTTGCCGCCCAGATAGACTGCATCGGCTCCATAGCGCAGGGCCATTTTGCATTTTTCGAGGCTGCCGGCAGGGGCTAGTAATTCTGGTTTTTTCATTGCTCTGTATCTCCGTTGCCAGAAGCAGCTTCATCAGAATCTCCGTTGATTCTCTGAATCATCTCCTGGTGTTCTTCATAAGTTTTTGTAAATCGATGGTAGCCATTCTTATCGGCGACAAAATACAGATATTCTGTCTGGATTGGATGCGTGACCGCTTCAATCGCTTCAATGCTCGGATTGGCAATCGGTCCGGGCGGAAGCCCCTGATGAAGGTACGTATTGTAAGGCGATTCCACCTTGAGATCGTCGTAGGTCACGACTTCATGATGGGCACCCAGGATATACTGCACCGTCGTATCCGACTGGATGGGCATG
Proteins encoded in this window:
- a CDS encoding phosphoribosylformylglycinamidine synthase yields the protein MSEEIRRIFVEKKKEYAVEASNMLANLQQTLGMKQLTGVRVINRYDLSGITDDAYNAAKRVILSEPPVDNVYDETMEIPAGVKSFAVELITGQYDQREDFAAQCIQLVTQSAPPIVAAAKVYLLEGNLSDADVEKIKKYVINPVEAQEAAIEKPESLDFKWEAPKPVAIIKGFTKFTKDELADFLKKQELAMSFEDLAYCQEYFQKENRDPSITEIKVLDTYWSDHCRHTTFETKLEDVQIDDSVYTEPVQEAFDLYKKDRDFVYGKDTKRPITLMDMACLATKKLKKEGKIPDLDASEEINACSIVVPITIDGKKEDWLVMFKNETHNHPTEIEPFGGAATCLGGAIRDPLSGRSYVYQAMRVTGAGDPRTPYEKTLVGKLPQRKITIGAAAGYSSYGNQIGLATGLVEEYYHERFVAKRMEVGAVIGAAPRDAVVRERPSAGDLVILLGGRTGRDGMGGATGASKEHTTKSLSTCGAEVQKGNPPNERKIQRLFRDKNVTRLIKRCNDFGAGGVSVAIGELAPGLVINLDKVPKKYEGLDGTELAISESQERMAVVIAPKDLDKFMAAAKEENLEATVVAEVSEDPRLVMYWRGEKIVDISRAFLDTNGIPQKTSVKVEGIEAVSPFNEAPKAVEGKNIHDAWLANLDRLNVCSEEGLGERFDGTIGRGTVLMPYGGRRQLTPTEAMAARLPVLHGKTNATSVMACGYNPNVACWSPYHGGMYAVVEAVCRAAAVGADTTKLRLSMQEYFPKLHNPAKWGLPMSALLGAYKACSELELPAIGGKDSMSGTFMDLEVPPSLLCFAVGVMDGRDTISNDFKKAGNEVIFVPVPCDEHEVVDFDALKKLLASVHKGILGKRIITAGVVKEGGVAAALSSMCLGNELGFAFVKPFLHEECLFTLQPGGFLIELAPEAKAEDVFAGIDYLPLGRLTNDGKITVNDTEITLKDIEDAYTRTLDSTFPQKVKNCPKKNIREVPFSNDLPLTAPYNVAKPRVFIPVFPGINCEYDTAAAFEDAGGKADIFVVKNLTPEAIKESVDEMAKRIKEAQIIALPGGFSAGDEPEGSGKFIATMFRNPKLKEAIEELLNERDGLMLGICNGFQALIKLGLVPYGKILPMTETSPTLTFNTIGRHISRMVDTKVVSNKSPWLALCEPGDVHTVAVSHGEGRFVATEEEIQYLFKNGQVATQYVDLSGNPTMESPYNPNGSLYAIESITSPDGRILGKMGHSERFTDGLMKNIPGNKLQPIFLAGVQYFK
- a CDS encoding GNAT family N-acetyltransferase — translated: MDFRLLNKDTLPQAMDLWDYCFEKKDTPFFQWYFSEYCLKQNKILGGFKGMRLATMLHLNPYTLMLRGQTYRVPYIVGVATDPVDRGQHVMGDLMKTAFTMLRAMRIPFVILMPIYAGIYQPYGFRYTHFRKQYELPLSALSFGGYDDSDYQLERIPTLSAKSLIAPVYESAAARYNGYVVRDDRVWDNLLITAEQDHMETVIVKDGSDILGYMLYNKEDEVVNVQELMSVSAPVMYRLMSYLRGLAGTYKTLRYLAPCDDLMYLRLPDQGMAPKIAPFMMGRIIDAALFLEGLAVPQALLRDSLVLAIRDEDIPLNTMLVKVSFTEEGIKLLNTLEDPDVLLDIGAFTQLAFGAVSVETLRHAGFILTKDEEAARKLTLLFPVQHNYINEYF
- a CDS encoding phosphatidylglycerol lysyltransferase domain-containing protein, which codes for MFIWRKYFDTYWAVSHGALILKVTNEGRTFVLPPFGGVDEELPLVVESLKDYFHHEPFEFHGVYDTTIERFKKYLPEVTEYTEDRDNWDYVYSREKLATLSGRKYHGKKNHYNAFIKDHPDFVYEPITPANAEECIAFGMKWDENRAQTDPTILSEKSAIVEGLRNIEALQIRGGLIRLDGEVKAFTFGERVSEETAVVHIEKADPDIRGLFTAINKEYVERTWSDVKYINREEDMGIPGMRKAKESYHPEFMVKKYNTIIS
- a CDS encoding histidine phosphatase family protein → MKTIYLVRHGMTQANADGRFQGWEDHPLNETGCSQAESLAERAKGLKLSKLYASDLIRTHETLAPLAKIKEMPITTKKGLREISFGDWEGEKITDIQRTQGKLLDTLWLHAADAHIPGGEDLFKAQKRGWDAFDAIRQEMAENTKVMVASHGGMIRLLLSKILDANLNQIWHFCIDNTSVCRIEYDHRIGYRIRYVNYLGTLE
- the efp gene encoding elongation factor P, whose amino-acid sequence is MISTNDFKTGVTVEIDGDAWQVVEFQHVKPGKGAAFVRAKMRNLCTGAVVERTFNAAERLPNANVERREMQYLYADGDMYVFMDNETYEQLELNKEQLGNAINFLKENMDVKISSFNDRILGVELPNTVELKVVETEPGIKGDTATGGSKNATMDTGYVVKVPLFINEGDVLRIDTRTGEYIERA
- a CDS encoding aminopeptidase P family protein, which produces MNTLSRLRAFMEQEKVDGIFIKGDSSIRYFTGFTGGESLLYVDGKRQVIITDSRYTLQVKEEAPECELVEHHHGFWPEAAKLPTSRNLALDGDYFSYTEQQALAAALPDASWKNLNLVGLRQVKLPEEMKRIRRAIAISDEAFNQLLPHIKAGRTEMDLAAELEYNMKKLGSEKPSFDTIAASGKRSALPHGRASNKVVEKGDFLTFDFGAVFEGYCSDITRTVVIGKAAPWQKEIYDIVLNANLLGEKVLRPGLTGVEVDGKVRDYIASRGYGEYFGHGLGHGVGLDIHEKPVLNKVNNAPLPVGAVVTVEPGIYLPDRGGVRIEDTVLVTETGCEKMTSVDKALKELE
- a CDS encoding U32 family peptidase; this encodes MKKPELLAPAGSLEKCKMALRYGADAVYLGGKMFGLRAFAANLSLDEIREAVAFAHERGKKIYVTVNIVPHNADLEKLPAYLKELQDAGVDALLVSDLGIWNIARKVIPAMPLHVSTQANTTNYAAVEAWEALGASRVVLARELSISEIAEIARRSHIDLEVFVHGAMCISHSGRCLLSNYFTNRDSNRGACAQICRWEFSLHEKNHRGEAFDIAEDERGTYILNSKDLCLIDYLPDLMKAGVASLKIEGRMKSIHYVSTVVSVYRKAIDACFVDPDHYQVPQAWRDELEKISHRPYTTAFAVSPHADDGEVYGSSSYIQSADFVGQIVAYDKTSKRVTIEQRNHVKAGEELEVLTPDGEIFSWTLANMKDDTGAPITAAPHPQMIYTADGDDRMQSYSLVRRLIRK